From the Xiphophorus maculatus strain JP 163 A chromosome 20, X_maculatus-5.0-male, whole genome shotgun sequence genome, one window contains:
- the otop1 gene encoding otopetrin-1 gives MSLNKYSQSSSSSSSSDSIRDKKVFAKLKLSGDYPRKNAELLSAQYGINVLLVGVALMLAIAQQKASVEEKDLLSFTTSLMILQLIWMIWYILVRRSQGKTRTERDVNATTCWIRGGLTLLAVLSLIMDALKIGYYVGYRLCLSEVYVVYPVTHVVHTIAQVHFLWFHIKDVIKSFETFERFGVMHAVFTNLILWCNGVMSETEHFMNNHIRQTSGVEFQNITTEEPALQCNCTTTTCALFSRSFTYLFPFNIEYHIFVSALLFVMWKNIGRTIDISSNRKSLVTKTQGLTLGPILGLLALVSTIGILVVYITRLPGPLEVHLSAVSMFYIYGIVLLVVMCSAGALGLLIYRANHMPLDASKNPSRQLDTELLFGSALGSWFMSWCSIVSVLSSKSDPPYRWTNLIYSLLIILEKYIQNLFIIESLYRQQESLEKADPELPTNPEVFSVTSSLPPLNGIDNQAYESPGEGSSSMENEQEENGQVYGSQRKQSNVPLPVDIHAAEPLNMKRLVLKNIAVFLLLCNISLWILPAFGCRPQYDNGLEEATFGFSRWTTVLNFAIPLSLFYRMHSVASLFEVFRRV, from the exons ATGTCCCTGAACAAGTACAGCCAgagctcctcttcctcgtcaTCCTCCGATTCCATACGGGACAAGAAGGTCTTCGCCAAGCTCAAGCTGTCGGGGGACTACCCGAGGAAGAACGCGGAGCTGCTCAGCGCTCAGTATGGGATAAACGTGCTGCTGGTCGGGGTGGCGCTGATGCTGGCCATCGCGCAACAAAAGGCCTCCGTTGAGGAGAAGGACCTGCTGTCCTTCACCACAAGCCTCATGATACTGCAGCTGATCTGGATGATATGGTACATCCTGGTGAGGCGCAGCCAGGGGAAAACACGAACCGAGAGGGACGTCAATGCCACTACATGCTGGATAAGAG gTGGTTTAACTCTTCTCGCTGTCCTCTCACTGATCATGGACGCGTTGAAAATCGGATACTACGTCGGATATCGACTGTGCTTGTCGGAAGTGTACGTAGTCTATCCCGTCACCCATGTAGTTCACACCATAGCACAG gTACATTTTCTCTGGTTTCACATCAAGGATGTGATCAAGAGCTTTGAGACATTTGAAAG GTTTGGAGTGATGCACGCGGTCTTTACCAACCTCATCCTGTGGTGCAACGGCGTGATGTCGGAGACCGAGCATTTTATGAACAACCACATCAGACAAACCTCCGGCGTGGAATTTCAAAATATCACCACAG AGGAGCCGGCGCTGCAGTGCAACTGCACGACAACCACATGCGCCCTGTTCTCCCGGAGCTTCACGTACCTCTTCCCGTTCAACATCGAGTACCACATCTTTGTCTCCGCGCTGCTTTTCGTCATGTGGAAAAACATCGGACGCACCATTGACATATCctcaaacagaaaaagtctGGTCACCAAAACCCAGGGGTTGACTTTAGGCCCCATTCTAGGTCTCCTCGCACTGGTCAGCACTATAGGAATACTGGTGGTCTACATTACACGGTTACCGGGCCCCCTGGAAGTTCACCTGTCAGCCGTTTCTATGTTCTACATTTACGGCATCGTCCTGCTGGTGGTCATGTGTTCTGCCGGCGCTCTGGGTTTGCTCATCTACCGCGCCAACCACATGCCTCTTGACGCATCAAAGAACCCTTCGAGACAGCTGGACACGGAGCTGCTGTTCGGGTCGGCCCTGGGCTCCTGGTTCATGTCCTGGTGCAGCATCGTGTCAGTACTGAGCAGCAAGAGTGACCCTCCTTACCGCTGGACCAACCTAATCTACTCCCTCCTAATTATTCTGGAGAAGTACATCCAGAACCTCTTCATCATCGAGTCCCTTTATCGCCAGCAGGAGAGCTTAGAGAAGGCGGACCCGGAGTTGCCCACCAATCCGGAGGTTTTCTCGGTGACTTCGTCTCTGCCTCCCTTAAACGGGATTGACAACCAGGCATACGAGTCTCCAGGTGAGGGCTCCAGTTCCATGGAGAACGAGCAGGAGGAGAACGGACAGGTGTACGGATCTCAGCGGAAGCAGTCGAATGTGCCGCTGCCCGTTGACATTCACGCTGCGGAACCCTTAAATATGAAGAGGCTCGTCCTGAAGAACATTGCTGTTTTCCTGTTATTGTGCAATATTTCG ctGTGGATCCTTCCTGCCTTTGGCTGCAGGCCGCAGTACGACAACGGCCTGGAAGAGGCGACGTTCGGCTTCAGCAGGTGGACCACTGTTCTCAATTTTGCCATTCCTCTCAGCCTCTTCTACCGCATGCACTCCGTGGCCTCCCTGTTCGAGGTGTTTCGCAGAGTCTGA
- the drd5 gene encoding D(1B) dopamine receptor gives MENPARYLSSVQGIDTVPAPLGEIMWNSTETEATNDGGKDVVVRTVTGCLLSLLILWTLLGNILVCSAVLRFRHLRTKVTNIFIVSLALSDLFVAVLVMPWKAVAEVAGYWPFGTFCNVWVAFDIMCSTASILNLCIISVDRYWAISSPFRYERKMTQRVAFVMISITWTLSVLISFIPVQLNWHKATADGLAGAHNSSASRQLEENCDSSLSREYAISSSLISFYIPVAIMIVTYTRIYRIAQIQIRRIASLERAAEHAQSCRSNRIECQHHNTLKTSIKRETKVFKTLSVIMGVFVCCWLPFFVLNCMVPFCNKPAADRDAGLPCVSETTFDVFVWFGWANSSLNPIIYAFNNEFRKAFASLLGCRHFCSSTPVETVNISNELVSYNQDTIIHKEIANAYVNMIPNVVECMEHEETFDRISQFSHNNDNATDSVCDLEDCEADISLDRLSPFTPNGLH, from the coding sequence ATGGAGAACCCGGCCAGGTATTTATCTTCGGTGCAGGGGATCGATACCGTGCCGGCGCCCCTCGGAGAGATCATGTGGAACAGCACTGAAACAGAGGCGACAAACGACGGCGGGAAGGATGTGGTGGTGCGCACGGTGACCGGCTGCCTGCTGTCCTTGCTCATCCTTTGGACTCTGCTGGGGAACATCCTGGTGTGCTCCGCGGTGCTGCGCTTTCGCCACCTGCGGACCAAAGTCACCAACATCTTCATAGTGTCCCTGGCTCTGTCGGATTTATTCGTGGCGGTGCTGGTGATGCCCTGGAAGGCTGTAGCAGAAGTGGCCGGATACTGGCCGTTTGGCACTTTTTGCAACGTCTGGGTCGCCTTCGACATCATGTGTTCCACCGCGTCCATCCTCAACCTCTGCATCATCAGCGTGGATCGGTACTGGGCCATCTCCAGCCCCTTTCGATACGAGAGGAAAATGACCCAGCGGGTCGCCTTTGTCATGATCAGCATCACCTGGACACTGTCCGTGCTGATTTCATTCATACCGGTCCAGCTGAACTGGCACAAAGCCACCGCCGACGGGTTGGCCGGAGCGCACAACTCCTCCGCGAGTCGGCAACTGGAGGAAAACTGCGACTCCAGTCTGAGCCGCGAATACGCAATCTCCTCTTCGCTCATAAGTTTCTATATTCCCGTGGCGATCATGATTGTAACATACACCAGGATTTATCGGATTGCTCAGATCCAGATCAGAAGGATAGCGTCCCTGGAGAGAGCGGCGGAGCACGCGCAAAGTTGCCGAAGCAACAGGATAGAGTGCCAACACCACAACACGTTGAAAACTTCAATCAAACGGGAAACCAAAGTGTTTAAAACTCTTTCTGTGATCATGGGCGTCTTCGTGTGCTGCTGGTTGCCCTTTTTCGTGTTGAACTGCATGGTCCCGTTCTGCAACAAGCCGGCTGCGGACCGAGACGCGGGCCTGCCGTGCGTCAGCGAGACGACCTTTGACGTCTTCGTGTGGTTCGGTTGGGCCAACTCATCCCTCAACCCAATCATCTACGCCTTCAACAACGAGTTCAGGAAGGCCTTCGCCAGCCTTCTGGGCTGTCGCCACTTCTGCTCCAGCACACCCGTGGAGACGGTGAACATCAGCAACGAGCTGGTCTCTTACAACCAGGACACGATCATCCACAAGGAGATCGCCAACGCGTACGTCAACATGATCCCCAACGTGGTCGAATGTATGGAGCACGAAGAGACGTTCGACAGGATCTCTCAGTTTTCTCACAACAACGACAACGCCACAGACTCCGTTTGCGACTTGGAGGACTGCGAAGCGGACATCAGTCTGGACAGGTTGTCACCTTTCACCCCAAACGGATTACACTGA